A section of the Bombus fervidus isolate BK054 chromosome 9, iyBomFerv1, whole genome shotgun sequence genome encodes:
- the Rtet gene encoding major facilitator superfamily domain-containing protein rtet: protein MAKIKDNTVQIVFISLLLDLLAFTMILPLLPALLDYYKEIEDNQGIYFKILYYIQNARKFFDAPDKVNTVLYGGFLGSMYSFLQFLSAPIVGALSDIYGRKPLMIFCLTGIALSYLLWAFSCNFAIFVLARFVGGISKGNINLSMAIISDVTSPKTRGKAMALVGIAFSIGFVAGPMIGAFFSWISSDNRKGTWYIIPAVFALLLAVSDLFFTVCYLKESLPLNCRTSNFVTGVSGILTYINPIDLFQFNGVSGLTLQDKKDLKTLGCAYFIYLFVYSGLEFTLTFLTHYLFKFTSMQQGWMFLGIGLVMAILQGSWVRTIPPNKTKSVAGLGLWLIIPAFICVGLANDILTLSVGVFLFAISTAMVVTCMMTLVTRIGPDHQKGAITGVFRSLGALARACGPIVASSAFWCIGSKATYLTGAVFLVLPPLILQTVKSF from the exons GACCTTTTGGCATTTACTATGATATTACCATTGTTACCAGCTTTATTAGActattataaagaaatagaagataaTCAAggcatatattttaaaattttgtattacatacaaaatgcaagaaaattttttgatGCTCCTGATAAAGTCAATACAGTACTTTACGGTG GTTTTCTTGGTTCTATGTAttcttttctacaatttttgaGTGCTCCAATAGTAGGAGCTTTATCAGATATATATGGAAGGAAACCATTGATGATATTTTGTTTAACAGGTATTGCATTGTCTTACCTGTTATGGGcattttcttgtaattttgCTATATTTGTATTAGCAAGATTTGTTGGAGGTATTAGtaaaggaaatattaatttatcaatgGCTATCATTAGTGATGTTACATCTCCAAAAACAAGGGGAAAAGCAATG gCACTTGTTGGCATAGCTTTTTCTATAGGCTTTGTAGCAGGTCCAATGATAGGAGCATTTTTTTCATGGATTTCTAGTGATAATAGAAAAGGGACTTGGTACATAATACCTGCAGTATTCGCTCTTTTGTTGGCAGTGAGTGACTTGTTTTTTACTGTTTGCTACTTAAAAGAATCTTTACCATtgaattgtagaaccagtaaTTTTGTAACTGGTGTGTCTGGAATTCTTACTTACATTAATCCTATAGATCTATTCCAATTTAATGGAGTATCTGGGCTAACTTTGCAAG ACAAAAAGGATTTAAAAACACTGGGTTGtgcatatttcatatatttgttCGTGTATAGTGGCTTGGAATTTACCTTAACTTTCTTAACtcattatttgtttaaatttacaaGCATGCAACAAGGATGGATGTTTTTGGGAATTGGATTAGTTATGGCAATTTTGCAGGGAAGTTGGGTACGAACAATTCCACCTAATAAAACAAAGTCTGTTGCAGGATtg ggTTTATGGCTGATTATTCCAGCATTTATCTGTGTAGGTTTAGCAAATGATATATTGACATTGTCAGTTGGAGTATTTCTGTTTGCAATTT CAACTGCCATGGTTGTTACATGTATGATGACGCTTGTAACACGTATTGGTCCTGATCATCAAAAAGGTGCAATAACAGGTGTTTTTCGTTCTCTTGGAGCATTAGCACGAGCTTGTGGACCTATTGTAGCTTCTTCAg cTTTCTGGTGTATTGGTAGTAAGGCAACATATCTTACTGGTGCTGTATTCCTTGTACTTCCACCTTTAATTCTTCAAACTGTAAAGTCattttga
- the Stat92e gene encoding signal transducer and transcription activator Stat92E isoform X1: MSLWAKAQQLPQDALQEVRSVYGEHFPIEVRHFLSSWIEEKMWTDVEPDNPQYEQYIATLVRSLIQELETKAASLNTDDMFLTKLKLMEAAKNFRQRYTHNPTALFRIIRHCLGTEMKLVSQVENLGGALMTMAGGKVGLISDAIAEIAQHVESLRRRTQETGEDLRKMEQEQEAFAISYHECTKLNAHLQHLATQPQNQQNLDMEKKIRRQKEQQEQLLNHKVAGLMQLRLTLADKLKDTITRLNSLQSRVLDDELIRWKRDQQLAGNGALFNSNLDSIQEWCESLAELIWLNRQQIKEAERLKQKFALEPPGMQDILPTLNAQITQLLSSLVTSTFIIEKQPPQVMKTNTRFTSTVRLLVGGKLNVHMTPPQVKVSIISEAQANALLKSDKMAKNGEASGEILNNTGTMEYHQATRQLSVSFRNMQLKKIKRAEKKGTESVMDEKFSLLFQSQFSVGGGELVFAVWTLSLPVVVIVHGNQEPHAWATVTWDNAFAEPGRVPFAVPDKVPWGQVAEALNVKFKSATGRSLTEDNLRFLAEKAFRGGNASGQDYSSLLLSWAQFCKEPLPERNFTFWEWFYAVMKLTREHLKSQWMDGYILGFVRKRQAEEMLASCASGTFLMRFSDSELGGVTIAWVGDQTEVFMLQPFTSKDFAIRSLADRVSDLQHLLYLYPDISKDQAFSKYYTPFTENQSTSANGYVKPFLVTHVPGWGGPGVGGQTPSHSSVVGVGSSGQSGPGGSYPATPSTIFQAHSPDPSVTRDTPSVASSYAPGLGQSSVGRTNPDMDYVELMGHSELPSIDENLNLDHFTFSEFIQSYNTKPQ; this comes from the exons ATGTCACTCTGGGCAAAAGCACAACAATTACCACAAGATGCATTGCAAGAAGTACGTTCAGTTTATGGAGAACATTTTCCGATTGAGGTCCGACACTTTTTATCTTCTTggatagaagaaaaaatgtg GACTGATGTAGAACCTGATAATCCACAATATGAACAATATATAGCTACTCTTGTGAGATCTCTAATTCAAGAATTAGAAACTAAGGCAGCTTCATTAAATACAGATGACatgtttttaacaaaattaaaattaatggaaGCTGCAAAAAATTTTCGT CAGAGATATACACATAATCCTACAGCATTATTTAGAATAATCAGACATTGTTTAGGAACAGAAATGAAATTAGTATCTCAAGTAGAGAATTTAGGTGGTGCATTAATGACTATGGCAGGAGGAAAAGTAGGGTTGATTAGTGATGCTATAGCTGAAATAGCCCAACATGTTGAGTCTTTGAGACGTAGAACTCAAGAAACTGGAGAAGATTTACGAAAAATGGAGCAAGAACAAGAGGCATTTGCTATTAGTTATCACGAATGTACTAAGCTAAATGCACATCTTCAACATCTTGCAACACAACCAcaaaatcaacaaaatttaGATATGGAGAAAAAAATTAGaag GCAAAAAGAGCAACAAGAACAATTACTGAATCATAAGGTAGCAGGTTTAATGCAATTACGACTGACATTAGCTGACAAACTGAAAGATACTATTACTAGATTAAATAGTTTGCAATCTAGAGTCTTAGACGATGAACTTATTAG ATGGAAAAGAGATCAACAACTAGCAGGAAATGGTGCGCTATTTAACAGCAATTTGGATTCTATTCAAGAATGGTGTGAAAGCTTAGCTGAATTAATTTGGCTTAATCGTCAACAAATTAAAGAAGCAGAACGTTTAAAGCAAAAATTTGCGTTAGAACCACCAGGAATGCAAGATATTCTTCCTActttaaatgcccaaattacacAGTTACTTAGTTCGTTAGTTACAAGTACATTCATCATAGAAAAACAACCGCCGCAAGTAATGAAAACTAATACTCGTTTTACAAGTACAGTACGCTTGCTTGTTGGCGGAAAATTGAATGTTCACATGACTCCTCCTCAAGTTAAGGTGAGCATTATCAGTGAAGCTCAAGCAAATGCTTTATTAAAAAGCGATAAAATGGCAAAGAATGGAGAAGCTAGcggtgaaattttaaataatacggGGACGATGGAATATCATCaa GCAACAAGACAACTCTCTGTAAGCTTTCGTAATatgcaattaaaaaagatcaaaagagcagaaaaaaaaggaacagaaTCTGTGATGGATGAAAAATTTTCCCTTCTCTTCCAATCACAATTTAGCGTTGGGGGAGGTGAATTGGTATTCGCAGTTTGGACTCTAAGTTTACCAGTTGTAGTAATTGTACATGGAAATCAAGAACCACACGCATGGGCTACAGTTACATGGGATAATGCATTTGCTGAACCTGGAAGAGTACCATTCGCAGTGCCTGATAAAGTTCCATGGGGTCAAGTAGCTGAAGcattaaatgttaaatttaaatctgCGACAGGTCGTTCATTAACGGAAGATAATTTACGATTTCTCGCGGAAAAAGCGTTTCGCGGTGGCAATGCAAGTGGGCAAGACTACTCTAGCTTGCTTTTGAGTTGGGCACAGTTTTGCAAAGAGCCATTAccagaaagaaattttacgtTTTGGGAATGGTTTTATGCTGTGATGAAATTAACCAGGGAGCATTTAAAAAGTCAATGGATGGACGGTTATATATTGGGATTTGTGAGAAAGAGACAAGCAGAAGAAATGTTGGCGAGTTGTGCGTCAGGAACATTTCTAATGCGTTTTTCGGATTCTGAACTTGGTGGTGTTACTATTGCTTGGGTTGGAG acCAGACTGAAGTTTTCATGTTACAACCTTTTACGAGCAAAGATTTTGCGATACGTAGTTTAGCTGACCGTGTGTCCGATTTACAACACCTGCTTTATCTCTACCCAGACATATCGAAAGATCAagcattttctaaatattacacaCCATTTACAG aAAATCAATCTACATCGGCAAATGGATATGTGAAACCGTTTTTGGTAACGCATGTACCTGGTTGGGGTGGGCCTGGTGTCGGTGGTCAAACACCGTCGCATTCCTCCGTAGTAGGAGTAGGAAGTAGCGGTCAAAGTGGTCCCGGTGGTAGTTATCCAGCAACACCATCAACTATATTTCAAGCGCACAGTCCAGATCCCTCTGTAACGCGTGATACTCCATCAGTGGCTTCCAG
- the Stat92e gene encoding signal transducer and transcription activator Stat92E isoform X3 has product MSLWAKAQQLPQDALQEVRSVYGEHFPIEVRHFLSSWIEEKMWTDVEPDNPQYEQYIATLVRSLIQELETKAASLNTDDMFLTKLKLMEAAKNFRQRYTHNPTALFRIIRHCLGTEMKLVSQVENLGGALMTMAGGKVGLISDAIAEIAQHVESLRRRTQETGEDLRKMEQEQEAFAISYHECTKLNAHLQHLATQPQNQQNLDMEKKIRRQKEQQEQLLNHKVAGLMQLRLTLADKLKDTITRLNSLQSRVLDDELIRWKRDQQLAGNGALFNSNLDSIQEWCESLAELIWLNRQQIKEAERLKQKFALEPPGMQDILPTLNAQITQLLSSLVTSTFIIEKQPPQVMKTNTRFTSTVRLLVGGKLNVHMTPPQVKVSIISEAQANALLKSDKMAKNGEASGEILNNTGTMEYHQATRQLSVSFRNMQLKKIKRAEKKGTESVMDEKFSLLFQSQFSVGGGELVFAVWTLSLPVVVIVHGNQEPHAWATVTWDNAFAEPGRVPFAVPDKVPWGQVAEALNVKFKSATGRSLTEDNLRFLAEKAFRGGNASGQDYSSLLLSWAQFCKEPLPERNFTFWEWFYAVMKLTREHLKSQWMDGYILGFVRKRQAEEMLASCASGTFLMRFSDSELGGVTIAWVGDQTEVFMLQPFTSKDFAIRSLADRVSDLQHLLYLYPDISKDQAFSKYYTPFTENQSTSANGYVKPFLVTHVPGWGGPGVGGQTPSHSSVVGVGSSGQSGPGGSYPATPSTIFQAHSPDPSVTRDTPSVASRHRPGASRYNHSNGKLNA; this is encoded by the exons ATGTCACTCTGGGCAAAAGCACAACAATTACCACAAGATGCATTGCAAGAAGTACGTTCAGTTTATGGAGAACATTTTCCGATTGAGGTCCGACACTTTTTATCTTCTTggatagaagaaaaaatgtg GACTGATGTAGAACCTGATAATCCACAATATGAACAATATATAGCTACTCTTGTGAGATCTCTAATTCAAGAATTAGAAACTAAGGCAGCTTCATTAAATACAGATGACatgtttttaacaaaattaaaattaatggaaGCTGCAAAAAATTTTCGT CAGAGATATACACATAATCCTACAGCATTATTTAGAATAATCAGACATTGTTTAGGAACAGAAATGAAATTAGTATCTCAAGTAGAGAATTTAGGTGGTGCATTAATGACTATGGCAGGAGGAAAAGTAGGGTTGATTAGTGATGCTATAGCTGAAATAGCCCAACATGTTGAGTCTTTGAGACGTAGAACTCAAGAAACTGGAGAAGATTTACGAAAAATGGAGCAAGAACAAGAGGCATTTGCTATTAGTTATCACGAATGTACTAAGCTAAATGCACATCTTCAACATCTTGCAACACAACCAcaaaatcaacaaaatttaGATATGGAGAAAAAAATTAGaag GCAAAAAGAGCAACAAGAACAATTACTGAATCATAAGGTAGCAGGTTTAATGCAATTACGACTGACATTAGCTGACAAACTGAAAGATACTATTACTAGATTAAATAGTTTGCAATCTAGAGTCTTAGACGATGAACTTATTAG ATGGAAAAGAGATCAACAACTAGCAGGAAATGGTGCGCTATTTAACAGCAATTTGGATTCTATTCAAGAATGGTGTGAAAGCTTAGCTGAATTAATTTGGCTTAATCGTCAACAAATTAAAGAAGCAGAACGTTTAAAGCAAAAATTTGCGTTAGAACCACCAGGAATGCAAGATATTCTTCCTActttaaatgcccaaattacacAGTTACTTAGTTCGTTAGTTACAAGTACATTCATCATAGAAAAACAACCGCCGCAAGTAATGAAAACTAATACTCGTTTTACAAGTACAGTACGCTTGCTTGTTGGCGGAAAATTGAATGTTCACATGACTCCTCCTCAAGTTAAGGTGAGCATTATCAGTGAAGCTCAAGCAAATGCTTTATTAAAAAGCGATAAAATGGCAAAGAATGGAGAAGCTAGcggtgaaattttaaataatacggGGACGATGGAATATCATCaa GCAACAAGACAACTCTCTGTAAGCTTTCGTAATatgcaattaaaaaagatcaaaagagcagaaaaaaaaggaacagaaTCTGTGATGGATGAAAAATTTTCCCTTCTCTTCCAATCACAATTTAGCGTTGGGGGAGGTGAATTGGTATTCGCAGTTTGGACTCTAAGTTTACCAGTTGTAGTAATTGTACATGGAAATCAAGAACCACACGCATGGGCTACAGTTACATGGGATAATGCATTTGCTGAACCTGGAAGAGTACCATTCGCAGTGCCTGATAAAGTTCCATGGGGTCAAGTAGCTGAAGcattaaatgttaaatttaaatctgCGACAGGTCGTTCATTAACGGAAGATAATTTACGATTTCTCGCGGAAAAAGCGTTTCGCGGTGGCAATGCAAGTGGGCAAGACTACTCTAGCTTGCTTTTGAGTTGGGCACAGTTTTGCAAAGAGCCATTAccagaaagaaattttacgtTTTGGGAATGGTTTTATGCTGTGATGAAATTAACCAGGGAGCATTTAAAAAGTCAATGGATGGACGGTTATATATTGGGATTTGTGAGAAAGAGACAAGCAGAAGAAATGTTGGCGAGTTGTGCGTCAGGAACATTTCTAATGCGTTTTTCGGATTCTGAACTTGGTGGTGTTACTATTGCTTGGGTTGGAG acCAGACTGAAGTTTTCATGTTACAACCTTTTACGAGCAAAGATTTTGCGATACGTAGTTTAGCTGACCGTGTGTCCGATTTACAACACCTGCTTTATCTCTACCCAGACATATCGAAAGATCAagcattttctaaatattacacaCCATTTACAG aAAATCAATCTACATCGGCAAATGGATATGTGAAACCGTTTTTGGTAACGCATGTACCTGGTTGGGGTGGGCCTGGTGTCGGTGGTCAAACACCGTCGCATTCCTCCGTAGTAGGAGTAGGAAGTAGCGGTCAAAGTGGTCCCGGTGGTAGTTATCCAGCAACACCATCAACTATATTTCAAGCGCACAGTCCAGATCCCTCTGTAACGCGTGATACTCCATCAGTGGCTTCCAG
- the Stat92e gene encoding signal transducer and transcription activator Stat92E isoform X2 → MSLWAKAQQLPQDALQEVRSVYGEHFPIEVRHFLSSWIEEKMWTDVEPDNPQYEQYIATLVRSLIQELETKAASLNTDDMFLTKLKLMEAAKNFRRYTHNPTALFRIIRHCLGTEMKLVSQVENLGGALMTMAGGKVGLISDAIAEIAQHVESLRRRTQETGEDLRKMEQEQEAFAISYHECTKLNAHLQHLATQPQNQQNLDMEKKIRRQKEQQEQLLNHKVAGLMQLRLTLADKLKDTITRLNSLQSRVLDDELIRWKRDQQLAGNGALFNSNLDSIQEWCESLAELIWLNRQQIKEAERLKQKFALEPPGMQDILPTLNAQITQLLSSLVTSTFIIEKQPPQVMKTNTRFTSTVRLLVGGKLNVHMTPPQVKVSIISEAQANALLKSDKMAKNGEASGEILNNTGTMEYHQATRQLSVSFRNMQLKKIKRAEKKGTESVMDEKFSLLFQSQFSVGGGELVFAVWTLSLPVVVIVHGNQEPHAWATVTWDNAFAEPGRVPFAVPDKVPWGQVAEALNVKFKSATGRSLTEDNLRFLAEKAFRGGNASGQDYSSLLLSWAQFCKEPLPERNFTFWEWFYAVMKLTREHLKSQWMDGYILGFVRKRQAEEMLASCASGTFLMRFSDSELGGVTIAWVGDQTEVFMLQPFTSKDFAIRSLADRVSDLQHLLYLYPDISKDQAFSKYYTPFTENQSTSANGYVKPFLVTHVPGWGGPGVGGQTPSHSSVVGVGSSGQSGPGGSYPATPSTIFQAHSPDPSVTRDTPSVASSYAPGLGQSSVGRTNPDMDYVELMGHSELPSIDENLNLDHFTFSEFIQSYNTKPQ, encoded by the exons ATGTCACTCTGGGCAAAAGCACAACAATTACCACAAGATGCATTGCAAGAAGTACGTTCAGTTTATGGAGAACATTTTCCGATTGAGGTCCGACACTTTTTATCTTCTTggatagaagaaaaaatgtg GACTGATGTAGAACCTGATAATCCACAATATGAACAATATATAGCTACTCTTGTGAGATCTCTAATTCAAGAATTAGAAACTAAGGCAGCTTCATTAAATACAGATGACatgtttttaacaaaattaaaattaatggaaGCTGCAAAAAATTTTCGT AGATATACACATAATCCTACAGCATTATTTAGAATAATCAGACATTGTTTAGGAACAGAAATGAAATTAGTATCTCAAGTAGAGAATTTAGGTGGTGCATTAATGACTATGGCAGGAGGAAAAGTAGGGTTGATTAGTGATGCTATAGCTGAAATAGCCCAACATGTTGAGTCTTTGAGACGTAGAACTCAAGAAACTGGAGAAGATTTACGAAAAATGGAGCAAGAACAAGAGGCATTTGCTATTAGTTATCACGAATGTACTAAGCTAAATGCACATCTTCAACATCTTGCAACACAACCAcaaaatcaacaaaatttaGATATGGAGAAAAAAATTAGaag GCAAAAAGAGCAACAAGAACAATTACTGAATCATAAGGTAGCAGGTTTAATGCAATTACGACTGACATTAGCTGACAAACTGAAAGATACTATTACTAGATTAAATAGTTTGCAATCTAGAGTCTTAGACGATGAACTTATTAG ATGGAAAAGAGATCAACAACTAGCAGGAAATGGTGCGCTATTTAACAGCAATTTGGATTCTATTCAAGAATGGTGTGAAAGCTTAGCTGAATTAATTTGGCTTAATCGTCAACAAATTAAAGAAGCAGAACGTTTAAAGCAAAAATTTGCGTTAGAACCACCAGGAATGCAAGATATTCTTCCTActttaaatgcccaaattacacAGTTACTTAGTTCGTTAGTTACAAGTACATTCATCATAGAAAAACAACCGCCGCAAGTAATGAAAACTAATACTCGTTTTACAAGTACAGTACGCTTGCTTGTTGGCGGAAAATTGAATGTTCACATGACTCCTCCTCAAGTTAAGGTGAGCATTATCAGTGAAGCTCAAGCAAATGCTTTATTAAAAAGCGATAAAATGGCAAAGAATGGAGAAGCTAGcggtgaaattttaaataatacggGGACGATGGAATATCATCaa GCAACAAGACAACTCTCTGTAAGCTTTCGTAATatgcaattaaaaaagatcaaaagagcagaaaaaaaaggaacagaaTCTGTGATGGATGAAAAATTTTCCCTTCTCTTCCAATCACAATTTAGCGTTGGGGGAGGTGAATTGGTATTCGCAGTTTGGACTCTAAGTTTACCAGTTGTAGTAATTGTACATGGAAATCAAGAACCACACGCATGGGCTACAGTTACATGGGATAATGCATTTGCTGAACCTGGAAGAGTACCATTCGCAGTGCCTGATAAAGTTCCATGGGGTCAAGTAGCTGAAGcattaaatgttaaatttaaatctgCGACAGGTCGTTCATTAACGGAAGATAATTTACGATTTCTCGCGGAAAAAGCGTTTCGCGGTGGCAATGCAAGTGGGCAAGACTACTCTAGCTTGCTTTTGAGTTGGGCACAGTTTTGCAAAGAGCCATTAccagaaagaaattttacgtTTTGGGAATGGTTTTATGCTGTGATGAAATTAACCAGGGAGCATTTAAAAAGTCAATGGATGGACGGTTATATATTGGGATTTGTGAGAAAGAGACAAGCAGAAGAAATGTTGGCGAGTTGTGCGTCAGGAACATTTCTAATGCGTTTTTCGGATTCTGAACTTGGTGGTGTTACTATTGCTTGGGTTGGAG acCAGACTGAAGTTTTCATGTTACAACCTTTTACGAGCAAAGATTTTGCGATACGTAGTTTAGCTGACCGTGTGTCCGATTTACAACACCTGCTTTATCTCTACCCAGACATATCGAAAGATCAagcattttctaaatattacacaCCATTTACAG aAAATCAATCTACATCGGCAAATGGATATGTGAAACCGTTTTTGGTAACGCATGTACCTGGTTGGGGTGGGCCTGGTGTCGGTGGTCAAACACCGTCGCATTCCTCCGTAGTAGGAGTAGGAAGTAGCGGTCAAAGTGGTCCCGGTGGTAGTTATCCAGCAACACCATCAACTATATTTCAAGCGCACAGTCCAGATCCCTCTGTAACGCGTGATACTCCATCAGTGGCTTCCAG
- the Stat92e gene encoding signal transducer and transcription activator Stat92E isoform X4, producing MKLVSQVENLGGALMTMAGGKVGLISDAIAEIAQHVESLRRRTQETGEDLRKMEQEQEAFAISYHECTKLNAHLQHLATQPQNQQNLDMEKKIRRQKEQQEQLLNHKVAGLMQLRLTLADKLKDTITRLNSLQSRVLDDELIRWKRDQQLAGNGALFNSNLDSIQEWCESLAELIWLNRQQIKEAERLKQKFALEPPGMQDILPTLNAQITQLLSSLVTSTFIIEKQPPQVMKTNTRFTSTVRLLVGGKLNVHMTPPQVKVSIISEAQANALLKSDKMAKNGEASGEILNNTGTMEYHQATRQLSVSFRNMQLKKIKRAEKKGTESVMDEKFSLLFQSQFSVGGGELVFAVWTLSLPVVVIVHGNQEPHAWATVTWDNAFAEPGRVPFAVPDKVPWGQVAEALNVKFKSATGRSLTEDNLRFLAEKAFRGGNASGQDYSSLLLSWAQFCKEPLPERNFTFWEWFYAVMKLTREHLKSQWMDGYILGFVRKRQAEEMLASCASGTFLMRFSDSELGGVTIAWVGDQTEVFMLQPFTSKDFAIRSLADRVSDLQHLLYLYPDISKDQAFSKYYTPFTENQSTSANGYVKPFLVTHVPGWGGPGVGGQTPSHSSVVGVGSSGQSGPGGSYPATPSTIFQAHSPDPSVTRDTPSVASSYAPGLGQSSVGRTNPDMDYVELMGHSELPSIDENLNLDHFTFSEFIQSYNTKPQ from the exons ATGAAATTAGTATCTCAAGTAGAGAATTTAGGTGGTGCATTAATGACTATGGCAGGAGGAAAAGTAGGGTTGATTAGTGATGCTATAGCTGAAATAGCCCAACATGTTGAGTCTTTGAGACGTAGAACTCAAGAAACTGGAGAAGATTTACGAAAAATGGAGCAAGAACAAGAGGCATTTGCTATTAGTTATCACGAATGTACTAAGCTAAATGCACATCTTCAACATCTTGCAACACAACCAcaaaatcaacaaaatttaGATATGGAGAAAAAAATTAGaag GCAAAAAGAGCAACAAGAACAATTACTGAATCATAAGGTAGCAGGTTTAATGCAATTACGACTGACATTAGCTGACAAACTGAAAGATACTATTACTAGATTAAATAGTTTGCAATCTAGAGTCTTAGACGATGAACTTATTAG ATGGAAAAGAGATCAACAACTAGCAGGAAATGGTGCGCTATTTAACAGCAATTTGGATTCTATTCAAGAATGGTGTGAAAGCTTAGCTGAATTAATTTGGCTTAATCGTCAACAAATTAAAGAAGCAGAACGTTTAAAGCAAAAATTTGCGTTAGAACCACCAGGAATGCAAGATATTCTTCCTActttaaatgcccaaattacacAGTTACTTAGTTCGTTAGTTACAAGTACATTCATCATAGAAAAACAACCGCCGCAAGTAATGAAAACTAATACTCGTTTTACAAGTACAGTACGCTTGCTTGTTGGCGGAAAATTGAATGTTCACATGACTCCTCCTCAAGTTAAGGTGAGCATTATCAGTGAAGCTCAAGCAAATGCTTTATTAAAAAGCGATAAAATGGCAAAGAATGGAGAAGCTAGcggtgaaattttaaataatacggGGACGATGGAATATCATCaa GCAACAAGACAACTCTCTGTAAGCTTTCGTAATatgcaattaaaaaagatcaaaagagcagaaaaaaaaggaacagaaTCTGTGATGGATGAAAAATTTTCCCTTCTCTTCCAATCACAATTTAGCGTTGGGGGAGGTGAATTGGTATTCGCAGTTTGGACTCTAAGTTTACCAGTTGTAGTAATTGTACATGGAAATCAAGAACCACACGCATGGGCTACAGTTACATGGGATAATGCATTTGCTGAACCTGGAAGAGTACCATTCGCAGTGCCTGATAAAGTTCCATGGGGTCAAGTAGCTGAAGcattaaatgttaaatttaaatctgCGACAGGTCGTTCATTAACGGAAGATAATTTACGATTTCTCGCGGAAAAAGCGTTTCGCGGTGGCAATGCAAGTGGGCAAGACTACTCTAGCTTGCTTTTGAGTTGGGCACAGTTTTGCAAAGAGCCATTAccagaaagaaattttacgtTTTGGGAATGGTTTTATGCTGTGATGAAATTAACCAGGGAGCATTTAAAAAGTCAATGGATGGACGGTTATATATTGGGATTTGTGAGAAAGAGACAAGCAGAAGAAATGTTGGCGAGTTGTGCGTCAGGAACATTTCTAATGCGTTTTTCGGATTCTGAACTTGGTGGTGTTACTATTGCTTGGGTTGGAG acCAGACTGAAGTTTTCATGTTACAACCTTTTACGAGCAAAGATTTTGCGATACGTAGTTTAGCTGACCGTGTGTCCGATTTACAACACCTGCTTTATCTCTACCCAGACATATCGAAAGATCAagcattttctaaatattacacaCCATTTACAG aAAATCAATCTACATCGGCAAATGGATATGTGAAACCGTTTTTGGTAACGCATGTACCTGGTTGGGGTGGGCCTGGTGTCGGTGGTCAAACACCGTCGCATTCCTCCGTAGTAGGAGTAGGAAGTAGCGGTCAAAGTGGTCCCGGTGGTAGTTATCCAGCAACACCATCAACTATATTTCAAGCGCACAGTCCAGATCCCTCTGTAACGCGTGATACTCCATCAGTGGCTTCCAG